The Hydrogenophaga crocea genome contains a region encoding:
- the mreC gene encoding rod shape-determining protein MreC has product MPLGTLDRTPPPFFKQGPSALSKLVVFSAVALFLMVADLRFRVADPLRAALATALYPVQWAVLQPVHVVDLAGGYLQSLHSAQRSEAEARERLAVQAQRSLQVDELLNENKRLRELLSMRERVATGAIGAQVIYDAADPYSRRVVIDRGQTHGVKAGAPVIDEAGVLGQVTRVYPLIAEVSLLIDREQAIPVLNARSGVRSLAYGQPSSAGDGLELRYTPVGTDIREGDVLTTSGVDGVYPPGLPVARVALVERQSGSSFLRVRAEPTARMDGTLHVLVLNPAGDSLPPPPPAPAAKGSAS; this is encoded by the coding sequence ATGCCACTGGGCACGCTGGACCGCACCCCGCCGCCGTTCTTCAAGCAGGGCCCCTCGGCCCTGTCCAAGCTGGTGGTCTTCAGCGCCGTGGCGCTGTTCCTCATGGTCGCCGATCTGCGCTTTCGCGTGGCCGATCCGCTGCGCGCCGCGCTGGCCACGGCGCTCTACCCGGTGCAGTGGGCCGTGCTGCAGCCGGTGCATGTGGTGGATCTCGCCGGGGGCTACCTGCAATCGCTGCACAGCGCCCAGCGCAGCGAGGCCGAGGCCCGCGAACGCCTGGCCGTGCAGGCCCAGCGCAGCCTGCAGGTGGACGAACTGCTCAACGAAAACAAGCGCCTGCGCGAACTGCTGTCCATGCGCGAGCGCGTGGCCACGGGCGCGATCGGTGCGCAGGTGATCTACGACGCGGCCGACCCGTACTCGCGCCGCGTGGTGATCGACCGCGGCCAGACGCACGGCGTGAAGGCCGGCGCGCCCGTGATCGACGAAGCCGGCGTGCTGGGCCAGGTCACGCGCGTGTACCCGCTGATCGCCGAGGTGAGCCTGCTGATCGACCGCGAGCAGGCCATCCCGGTGCTGAACGCGCGCTCGGGCGTGCGCAGCCTGGCCTATGGCCAGCCCTCGAGCGCGGGCGACGGCCTGGAGCTGCGCTACACGCCCGTGGGCACCGACATCCGCGAGGGCGACGTGCTCACCACCAGCGGCGTCGACGGTGTCTACCCGCCGGGCCTGCCGGTGGCGCGCGTGGCGCTGGTCGAGCGCCAGAGCGGGTCCTCGTTCCTGCGCGTGCGCGCCGAGCCCACGGCGCGCATGGACGGCACGCTGCACGTGCTGGTGCTCAACCCCGCGGGCGACAGCCTGCCGCCCCCGCCGCCGGCGCCCGCCGCCAAAGGGAGCGCCTCGTGA
- a CDS encoding rod shape-determining protein → MFEAFRRSFSTDLAIDLGTANTLIYVRHKGIVLDEPSVVSIRHEGGPQGKKTIQAVGREAKAMLGKVPGNIEAIRPMKDGVIADFTVTEQMLKQFIKMVHPRSMFKPSPRIIICVPCGSTQVERRAIRESALGAGASEVYLIEEPMAAAIGAGLPVSDASGSMVVDIGGGTTEVGVISLGGMVYKGSVRVGGDKFDDAIIAYIRRNYGMLIGEPTAEAIKKEIGSAFPGSEVREMEVKGRNLSEGVPRSFTISSNEVLEALTEPLNQIVSAVKNALEQTPPELGADIAERGMMLTGGGALLRDLDRLLAEETGLPVLVAEEPLTCVVRGCGMALERMERLGTIFTSE, encoded by the coding sequence ATGTTTGAAGCGTTCCGTCGGAGTTTCTCGACCGACCTGGCCATCGACCTCGGCACCGCCAACACCCTGATCTACGTGCGCCACAAGGGCATCGTGCTCGACGAGCCCTCGGTCGTGTCGATCCGCCACGAAGGCGGTCCCCAGGGCAAGAAGACCATCCAGGCCGTGGGCCGCGAAGCCAAGGCGATGCTGGGCAAGGTGCCCGGCAACATCGAGGCCATCCGCCCGATGAAGGACGGCGTGATCGCCGACTTCACCGTCACCGAGCAGATGCTCAAGCAGTTCATCAAGATGGTGCACCCGCGCTCGATGTTCAAGCCGAGCCCACGCATCATCATCTGCGTGCCCTGCGGCTCGACCCAGGTCGAGCGCCGCGCGATCCGCGAATCGGCGCTGGGCGCGGGCGCGAGCGAGGTCTACCTGATCGAGGAACCCATGGCCGCGGCCATCGGCGCCGGGCTGCCGGTCTCCGACGCCTCGGGCTCCATGGTGGTCGACATCGGCGGCGGCACCACCGAGGTGGGTGTGATCAGCCTGGGCGGCATGGTCTACAAGGGCAGCGTGCGCGTGGGCGGCGACAAGTTCGACGACGCCATCATCGCCTACATCCGCCGCAACTACGGCATGCTCATCGGCGAGCCCACGGCCGAAGCCATCAAGAAGGAAATCGGCTCGGCCTTCCCGGGCTCCGAGGTGCGCGAGATGGAGGTCAAGGGCCGCAACCTCTCCGAGGGTGTGCCGCGCAGCTTCACCATCAGCTCCAACGAGGTGCTCGAGGCCCTCACCGAGCCGCTGAACCAGATCGTGAGCGCGGTGAAGAACGCGCTCGAGCAGACCCCGCCCGAGCTGGGCGCCGACATCGCCGAGCGCGGCATGATGCTCACCGGCGGCGGCGCGCTGCTGCGCGACCTCGACCGCCTGCTCGCCGAAGAAACCGGCCTGCCGGTGCTGGTGGCCGAAGAGCCGCTGACCTGCGTGGTGCGCGGCTGCGGCATGGCCCTGGAGCGCATGGAGCGCCTGGGCACGATCTTCACCAGCGAATAA
- a CDS encoding DUF4124 domain-containing protein, whose amino-acid sequence MHRPAPLPPTLMRAAAVLALGALVSGMAAAQSIYTCTDSKGRRITSDRPITDCLDREQQRMGRTGTVRETIPPSYTREERERVEAQRRAEAEKEARLAEEKRRNRALLIRYPSAAVHDKERQEALSQIDEVIAAVNKRELALAAQRKEIDTEFEFYKADPAKAPAWLKRKRDDNEKQMELQKRFLAEQEQEKKRVAQRFDEELAKLQQLWSAQVPANR is encoded by the coding sequence ATGCACCGACCTGCCCCGCTGCCCCCGACCCTGATGCGCGCCGCCGCCGTCCTCGCGCTGGGCGCGCTGGTGTCGGGCATGGCCGCGGCGCAGAGCATCTACACCTGCACCGACAGCAAGGGCCGGCGCATCACCTCCGACCGGCCCATCACCGACTGCCTCGACCGCGAACAGCAGCGCATGGGCCGCACCGGCACCGTGCGCGAGACCATTCCGCCGAGCTACACCCGCGAGGAGCGCGAGCGTGTGGAAGCCCAGCGCCGCGCCGAGGCCGAGAAGGAAGCGCGCCTGGCCGAAGAGAAGCGCCGCAACCGCGCGCTGCTGATCCGCTACCCCTCGGCCGCGGTGCACGACAAGGAGCGCCAGGAAGCGCTGTCGCAGATCGACGAGGTGATCGCGGCCGTGAACAAGCGCGAGCTCGCGCTGGCCGCGCAGCGCAAGGAGATCGACACCGAGTTCGAGTTCTACAAGGCCGACCCGGCCAAGGCGCCAGCCTGGCTCAAGCGCAAGCGCGACGACAACGAGAAGCAGATGGAACTGCAGAAGCGCTTCCTGGCCGAGCAGGAGCAGGAGAAGAAGCGCGTGGCGCAGCGCTTCGACGAAGAACTCGCCAAGCTCCAGCAGCTCTGGAGCGCGCAGGTCCCGGCCAACCGCTGA
- the gatB gene encoding Asp-tRNA(Asn)/Glu-tRNA(Gln) amidotransferase subunit GatB produces MSKTTTSLLVQGYEVVIGFETHAQLATQSKIFSRAATAFGAEPNTQACAVDLALPGTLPVMNREAVACAIRFGLAVGSHVAERSVFARKNYFYPDLPKGYQISQFEIPVVQGGAVSFFLGDEKKTVRLVRAHLEEDAGKSLHEDFIGQSGIDLNRAGTPLLEIVTEPDIRSSAEAVAYAKELHKIVTWIGICDGNMQEGSFRCDANVSVRKPGQPLGTRREIKNLNSFKFMQQAIDYEVRWQIEQIEDGHAIQQATVLFDPDSGETRAMRTKEDAADYRYFPDPDLPPLVIARDWVAQVQAAMPELPRAMAERFVAQYGLPEYDATTLTQSPAMAAYFETAAQASGQAKMASNWVMGEVSRRLNAEERGIAEAPVSAAQLGALLQRIADGTVSNNAAKQVMDALWSGEGASGQVQDARAQIDAVIEAKGLKQVSDSGAIEKIIDEVMAANAEMVAQFRAGKDKAFNALVGQVMKASKGKANPQQVNDLLRQKLG; encoded by the coding sequence ATGAGCAAGACCACCACCTCCCTGCTGGTGCAAGGCTACGAAGTCGTGATCGGCTTCGAGACCCACGCCCAGCTCGCCACGCAGTCCAAGATCTTCAGCCGCGCGGCCACCGCCTTCGGCGCCGAGCCCAACACCCAGGCCTGCGCCGTCGACCTGGCCCTGCCCGGCACGCTGCCCGTGATGAACCGCGAGGCCGTGGCCTGCGCGATCCGCTTCGGCCTGGCCGTGGGCTCGCACGTGGCCGAGCGCAGCGTGTTCGCGCGCAAGAACTACTTCTACCCCGACCTGCCCAAGGGCTACCAGATCAGCCAGTTCGAGATCCCGGTGGTGCAGGGCGGCGCGGTGAGCTTCTTCCTCGGCGACGAGAAGAAGACCGTGCGCCTGGTGCGCGCCCACCTCGAGGAAGACGCGGGCAAATCGCTGCACGAAGACTTCATCGGGCAAAGCGGCATCGACCTCAACCGCGCGGGCACGCCGCTGCTCGAGATCGTGACCGAGCCTGACATCCGCTCCAGCGCCGAGGCCGTGGCCTACGCCAAGGAGCTGCACAAGATCGTGACCTGGATCGGCATCTGCGACGGCAACATGCAGGAGGGCTCGTTCCGCTGCGACGCCAACGTGTCGGTGCGCAAGCCGGGCCAGCCGCTGGGCACGCGGCGCGAGATCAAGAACCTGAACTCGTTCAAGTTCATGCAGCAGGCCATTGACTACGAGGTGCGCTGGCAGATCGAGCAGATCGAAGACGGCCATGCCATTCAGCAGGCCACGGTGCTGTTCGACCCGGACAGCGGCGAGACCCGCGCCATGCGCACCAAGGAAGACGCGGCCGACTACCGCTACTTCCCCGACCCCGACCTGCCGCCGCTGGTGATCGCGCGCGACTGGGTGGCCCAGGTGCAGGCCGCCATGCCCGAGCTGCCGCGCGCCATGGCCGAGCGCTTCGTGGCGCAGTACGGCCTGCCCGAGTACGACGCCACCACGCTCACGCAGAGCCCTGCCATGGCGGCCTACTTCGAAACCGCGGCCCAGGCCAGCGGCCAGGCCAAGATGGCCAGCAACTGGGTGATGGGCGAGGTCTCGCGCCGGCTCAACGCCGAAGAGCGCGGCATCGCCGAGGCGCCCGTGAGCGCGGCGCAGCTGGGCGCGCTGCTGCAGCGCATCGCCGACGGCACGGTGTCGAACAACGCGGCCAAGCAGGTGATGGACGCGCTCTGGAGCGGCGAGGGTGCGAGCGGCCAGGTGCAGGACGCGCGCGCGCAGATCGACGCCGTCATCGAGGCCAAGGGCCTCAAGCAGGTCAGCGACAGCGGCGCGATCGAGAAGATCATCGACGAGGTGATGGCCGCCAACGCCGAGATGGTGGCGCAGTTCCGCGCCGGCAAGGACAAGGCCTTCAACGCGCTCGTGGGCCAGGTGATGAAGGCCAGCAAGGGCAAGGCCAACCCGCAGCAGGTGAACGACCTGCTGCGCCAGAAACTCGGCTGA
- a CDS encoding SRPBCC family protein, translating into MNITGNRSIPSPRERVWDALNDPAVLQRCLPGCESVVRAAPERFELVMAATIGPLRARFNGQLHIDDATVPASCTLRFEGQGGAVGFGRGSADVWLDPVAEGTELRYSAQAQVGGKLAQVGSRLIESVARKMAGDFFEAFTAQLAAAAPAPAAAADLAPRAVPHTPTPPKPVRRLSGGWLLAAALAGALAATVGLALAH; encoded by the coding sequence ATGAACATCACCGGCAACCGCTCCATTCCCAGCCCGCGCGAGCGCGTGTGGGACGCCCTCAACGACCCCGCGGTGCTGCAGCGCTGCCTGCCCGGCTGCGAGTCCGTGGTGCGCGCCGCGCCCGAGCGCTTCGAGCTGGTCATGGCCGCCACCATCGGCCCGCTGCGCGCGCGCTTCAACGGCCAGCTGCACATCGACGACGCGACCGTCCCCGCCTCGTGCACCCTGCGCTTCGAAGGCCAGGGCGGCGCGGTCGGCTTCGGCCGCGGCAGCGCCGACGTGTGGCTCGACCCGGTCGCCGAGGGCACCGAGCTGCGCTACAGCGCGCAGGCCCAGGTCGGCGGCAAGCTCGCGCAGGTGGGCTCGCGGCTGATCGAGAGCGTGGCGCGCAAGATGGCCGGCGACTTCTTCGAGGCCTTCACGGCCCAGCTCGCCGCGGCCGCGCCGGCCCCGGCCGCCGCGGCGGACCTCGCACCCCGCGCCGTGCCACATACCCCCACCCCTCCAAAGCCCGTGCGCCGGCTGTCGGGCGGCTGGCTGCTGGCGGCGGCCCTGGCGGGCGCCCTGGCCGCCACGGTCGGCCTGGCGCTGGCGCATTGA
- a CDS encoding MBL fold metallo-hydrolase, which yields MLRYLTVPVTAFAQNCSIVWCDATLEAAIVDPGGDLDRLLAEVQRLGVTLKAIWLTHAHIDHAGATAELAQRLSLPIVGPHEGDRFWIDALPQQGAMFGFPPSQAFTPTRWLHDGDTVQIGHCTLAVRHCPGHTPGHVVFHSAEAQRAFVGDVLFVGSIGRTDFPGGNHAELLASIRERLWPMGDETVFIPGHGPEGSFGQERRFNPYVGERG from the coding sequence ATGCTGCGCTACCTCACCGTCCCCGTCACCGCCTTTGCCCAGAACTGCTCCATCGTGTGGTGCGACGCCACGCTGGAGGCCGCCATCGTCGACCCGGGCGGCGACCTCGATCGCCTGCTCGCCGAGGTGCAGCGCCTGGGCGTGACGCTCAAGGCCATCTGGCTCACGCACGCCCACATCGACCACGCGGGCGCCACGGCCGAACTCGCGCAGCGCCTGTCGCTGCCCATCGTGGGCCCGCACGAGGGCGACCGCTTCTGGATCGACGCGCTGCCACAGCAGGGCGCGATGTTCGGCTTTCCGCCGAGCCAGGCCTTCACGCCCACGCGCTGGCTGCACGACGGCGACACGGTGCAGATCGGCCATTGCACGCTGGCCGTGCGCCACTGCCCGGGCCACACGCCGGGCCATGTGGTGTTTCACTCGGCCGAGGCGCAGCGCGCCTTCGTGGGCGACGTGCTGTTCGTGGGCAGCATCGGCCGCACCGACTTCCCGGGCGGCAACCACGCCGAACTGCTGGCCAGCATCCGCGAGCGGCTCTGGCCCATGGGCGACGAGACCGTGTTCATCCCCGGCCACGGGCCCGAGGGCTCGTTCGGGCAGGAGCGGCGCTTCAACCCCTACGTGGGGGAGCGCGGCTAG
- the pyrE gene encoding orotate phosphoribosyltransferase yields MVKAVAPAEQALAQAFVKFCVEAGALKFGEFKTKAGRLSPYFFNAGLFDDGAKLGRLAEFYARALIDSGIAFDMIFGPAYKGIPLGAAVAIELARLGRNVPFAYNRKEAKDHGEGGTLVGAPLRGRVLIVDDVMSAGTAARESIALIRAAGATPSAVAIALDRQEKATEVGTDGVVRDVDHSAVQYVQRQLGLQVCAIARLEDLLQYLDGQAGGEIAIHRERVLAYRERYGV; encoded by the coding sequence ATGGTGAAGGCAGTCGCCCCGGCCGAGCAAGCGCTGGCACAGGCATTCGTGAAGTTCTGCGTCGAGGCCGGCGCGCTGAAGTTCGGCGAGTTCAAGACCAAGGCCGGCCGGCTCTCGCCCTACTTCTTCAACGCAGGCCTGTTCGACGACGGCGCCAAGCTGGGCCGGCTCGCGGAATTCTATGCACGCGCCCTGATCGACAGCGGCATCGCCTTCGACATGATCTTCGGTCCCGCCTACAAGGGCATTCCCCTGGGCGCGGCGGTGGCGATCGAGCTCGCGCGGCTGGGCCGCAACGTGCCCTTCGCCTACAACCGCAAGGAGGCCAAGGACCACGGCGAGGGCGGCACCCTGGTGGGCGCGCCGCTGCGGGGGCGGGTGCTGATCGTGGACGACGTGATGAGCGCGGGCACGGCCGCGCGCGAGTCGATCGCGCTGATCCGCGCCGCGGGCGCCACGCCCAGCGCGGTGGCGATCGCGCTGGACCGCCAGGAAAAGGCCACCGAGGTCGGTACCGACGGCGTGGTCCGCGACGTGGATCACAGTGCCGTGCAATACGTGCAGCGCCAGCTCGGCCTGCAGGTTTGTGCGATTGCGAGGCTGGAGGATTTGCTCCAGTATCTGGACGGTCAGGCCGGTGGCGAGATCGCCATCCACCGCGAACGGGTGCTGGCCTACCGCGAACGCTACGGCGTCTAG
- a CDS encoding Bug family tripartite tricarboxylate transporter substrate binding protein — MKTPGINRRTLVLATAGATLASAAGAQGRAARAVKIVVGFPPGQATDIVARLLADQLKGVTGDTYIVDNKPGQGGSIAMGQVAKSPADGSVMMLTHMSAVAATPHMYKSVPYDALKDFEAVGLLGDLPFVLVCHPSLPFQNVADLVRYAKAHPGRLTHASSGNGTVSHLAMEALKRRAGIDMLHVPYRGSAPGLTDVVAGQVSVALETAAAVRPFVQSGQLKALGTGTPQRMAAFPGVATIAEQGFEGFSASTWLMLIYPANTDKALVQATFEAMNKAMRTPEVEARLLQIGAIPRFSASPAEAAAYMRSEYAHWGEVVRQSKVTLD, encoded by the coding sequence ATGAAAACCCCTGGCATCAACCGCCGCACCCTGGTGCTGGCCACCGCGGGCGCCACGCTGGCATCGGCCGCCGGCGCGCAAGGCCGCGCCGCGCGCGCCGTGAAGATCGTGGTCGGCTTTCCGCCGGGCCAGGCCACGGACATCGTGGCGCGCCTGCTGGCCGACCAGCTCAAGGGCGTCACGGGCGACACCTACATCGTGGACAACAAGCCCGGCCAGGGCGGCAGCATCGCCATGGGCCAGGTCGCCAAATCGCCGGCCGATGGCAGCGTGATGATGCTCACCCACATGTCGGCGGTCGCGGCCACGCCGCACATGTACAAGTCCGTGCCCTACGACGCGCTCAAGGATTTCGAGGCCGTGGGCCTGCTCGGCGACCTGCCTTTCGTGCTCGTGTGCCACCCCTCGCTGCCCTTCCAGAACGTGGCCGACCTGGTGCGCTACGCCAAGGCCCACCCGGGCCGGCTCACGCACGCGTCATCGGGCAACGGCACGGTGTCGCACCTGGCCATGGAAGCGCTCAAGCGCCGCGCGGGCATCGACATGCTGCACGTGCCCTACCGCGGCAGCGCGCCCGGCCTCACCGACGTGGTGGCCGGCCAGGTCTCGGTGGCGCTCGAAACCGCGGCCGCGGTGCGGCCCTTCGTGCAGTCCGGCCAGCTCAAGGCGCTGGGCACGGGCACGCCGCAGCGCATGGCGGCCTTTCCCGGCGTGGCCACCATCGCGGAACAGGGCTTCGAGGGTTTCAGCGCCAGCACCTGGCTCATGCTGATCTACCCCGCCAACACCGACAAGGCGCTGGTGCAGGCCACGTTCGAAGCCATGAACAAGGCCATGCGAACGCCCGAGGTGGAAGCCCGCCTGCTGCAGATCGGCGCCATCCCGCGCTTCAGCGCGAGCCCGGCCGAGGCCGCCGCCTACATGCGCAGCGAGTACGCGCACTGGGGCGAGGTGGTGCGCCAGAGCAAGGTCACCCTGGACTGA
- the gatA gene encoding Asp-tRNA(Asn)/Glu-tRNA(Gln) amidotransferase subunit GatA, which translates to MSAAATDLHDLGVAELAQAIAEGRTSSVEATQHLLARAQQHQHLGAFLAFNEAASLAQAKAADARVAAGERTPLLGVPLAHKDIFVTRDFPTTAGSKMLEGYRSPFDATVVSKLAQQGAVTLGKLNCDEFAMGGSNENSAYGPARNPWDPSRVPGGSSGGSAVAVAARLAPAVTGTDTGGSIRQPASFCGVTGIKPTYGRCSRYGMVAFASSLDQAGPMARSAADCATLLTAMAGPDIDRDSTSLDRPAEDYGRLLGQPREGASAAQPLKGLRIGLPREFFGDGVAADVLTPVRAALAEYEKLGATLVEVSLPRTELAIPVYYIIAPAEASSNLSRFDGVKFGHRAAQYNDLVDMYKRSRTEAFGPEVQRRIMIGTYVLSHGYYDAYYLKAQQIRRLIAQDFQQAFTQCDLIAGPAAPTVAWALGEKADDPVANYLADIFTLPGSLAGLPGMSLPAGFGAGGMPVGLQLMGNYLKEAELLQAAHALQLATDWHRQAPAGI; encoded by the coding sequence ATGAGCGCCGCCGCCACCGACCTCCACGACCTGGGCGTGGCCGAGCTCGCGCAGGCCATTGCCGAAGGCAGGACCAGCAGCGTGGAAGCCACGCAGCACCTGCTGGCGCGCGCGCAGCAGCACCAGCACCTGGGCGCCTTCCTGGCCTTCAACGAAGCCGCCTCGCTGGCGCAGGCCAAGGCCGCCGACGCGCGCGTGGCCGCCGGCGAGCGCACGCCGCTGCTGGGCGTGCCCCTGGCGCACAAGGACATCTTCGTCACGCGCGACTTCCCGACCACCGCCGGCTCCAAGATGCTCGAGGGCTACCGCAGCCCCTTCGACGCCACCGTGGTGAGCAAGCTCGCGCAGCAGGGCGCGGTCACGCTGGGCAAGCTCAACTGCGACGAGTTCGCCATGGGCGGCAGCAACGAGAACTCGGCCTACGGCCCCGCGCGCAACCCCTGGGATCCTTCGCGCGTGCCGGGCGGTTCGTCGGGCGGTTCGGCCGTGGCCGTGGCCGCGCGCCTGGCGCCGGCCGTGACCGGCACCGACACCGGCGGTTCGATCCGCCAGCCCGCGAGCTTCTGCGGCGTGACCGGCATCAAGCCCACCTACGGCCGCTGCTCGCGCTACGGCATGGTGGCCTTCGCGTCCAGCCTCGACCAGGCCGGCCCCATGGCGCGCAGCGCGGCCGACTGCGCCACGCTGCTCACCGCCATGGCCGGCCCCGACATCGACCGCGACTCCACCAGCCTGGACCGCCCCGCCGAGGACTACGGCCGCCTGCTCGGGCAGCCCCGCGAAGGCGCGAGCGCCGCGCAGCCGCTCAAGGGCCTGCGCATCGGCCTGCCGCGCGAGTTCTTCGGCGACGGTGTGGCCGCCGACGTGCTCACGCCGGTGCGCGCCGCGCTCGCCGAATACGAGAAGCTCGGCGCCACGCTGGTCGAGGTCTCGCTGCCGCGCACCGAGTTGGCCATTCCCGTCTACTACATCATCGCGCCGGCCGAGGCGAGCTCGAACCTGAGCCGCTTCGACGGCGTGAAGTTCGGCCACCGCGCCGCGCAGTACAACGACCTGGTCGACATGTACAAGCGCTCGCGCACCGAGGCCTTCGGCCCCGAGGTGCAGCGCCGCATCATGATCGGCACCTACGTGCTCAGCCACGGCTACTACGACGCCTACTACCTCAAGGCGCAGCAGATCCGCCGCCTGATCGCGCAGGACTTCCAGCAGGCCTTCACGCAGTGCGACCTGATCGCCGGCCCCGCCGCGCCCACCGTGGCCTGGGCCCTGGGCGAAAAGGCCGACGATCCCGTGGCCAACTACCTGGCCGACATCTTCACGCTGCCCGGCAGCCTCGCGGGCCTGCCCGGCATGAGCCTGCCGGCGGGCTTCGGCGCCGGCGGCATGCCCGTGGGCCTGCAGCTCATGGGCAACTACCTGAAAGAAGCCGAACTGCTGCAGGCCGCGCACGCCCTGCAGCTCGCCACCGACTGGCACCGCCAGGCGCCCGCGGGGATCTGA
- a CDS encoding enoyl-CoA hydratase/isomerase family protein: protein MHPHLLIEAQDRLLRITLNRTEDNGVSDSMASALSQLLLTAHERADAVLLRSAGPDFCTGRVRDAGTTPPTAEAYLRRDEYDGIFGSYQAMRGAKVPIVGVIEGRCMGFGAAIAALCDVSFAADSARFNIPEIGHNVMPTMVMSALYDRMNRNAVLWMAYSADFIAAERALAYGLVSQVVPAAQLDAEVERFLGLLLSRPRPALLGLKEYLRVAPRMDEQGAIDYARSLHSMVNTASAMKKKAH, encoded by the coding sequence ATGCACCCGCACCTGCTCATCGAAGCACAAGACCGCCTGCTGCGCATCACGCTCAACCGCACCGAAGACAACGGCGTCTCCGACAGCATGGCCAGCGCGCTCTCGCAGTTGCTGCTCACGGCGCACGAGCGCGCCGACGCGGTGCTGCTGCGCAGCGCCGGTCCCGACTTCTGCACCGGCCGCGTGCGCGACGCCGGCACCACGCCGCCCACCGCCGAGGCCTACCTGCGCCGCGACGAGTACGACGGCATCTTCGGCAGCTACCAGGCCATGCGCGGCGCCAAGGTGCCCATCGTGGGCGTGATCGAAGGCCGCTGCATGGGCTTCGGCGCCGCCATCGCCGCGCTGTGCGACGTGAGCTTCGCGGCCGACAGCGCGCGCTTCAACATCCCCGAGATCGGCCACAACGTGATGCCGACCATGGTGATGTCGGCGCTGTACGACCGCATGAACCGCAACGCCGTGCTGTGGATGGCCTACAGCGCCGACTTCATCGCCGCCGAACGCGCGCTGGCCTACGGCCTGGTGAGCCAGGTGGTGCCCGCCGCGCAGCTCGATGCCGAGGTCGAGCGATTCCTGGGCCTGCTGCTGTCGCGGCCGCGGCCCGCGCTGCTGGGTCTCAAGGAATACCTGCGCGTGGCGCCGCGCATGGACGAACAGGGCGCGATCGACTACGCGCGCAGCCTGCACTCGATGGTGAACACCGCGAGCGCCATGAAGAAGAAAGCCCACTGA
- the gatC gene encoding Asp-tRNA(Asn)/Glu-tRNA(Gln) amidotransferase subunit GatC — protein sequence MSLTLHDIDRIANLARLDPAPEQRERLLGQLNGFFDLVAQMNAVDTTGVEPLAHPTAVLEDVQLRLRPDVVSEPNAREANQQSAPAVERGLFLVPKVIE from the coding sequence ATGTCACTGACCCTCCACGACATCGATCGCATCGCCAACCTGGCGCGCCTCGACCCGGCTCCCGAGCAGCGCGAGCGCCTGCTGGGCCAGCTCAACGGCTTCTTCGACCTCGTCGCGCAGATGAACGCGGTGGACACCACCGGCGTCGAGCCGCTGGCCCATCCCACGGCCGTGCTCGAAGACGTGCAGCTGCGCCTGCGCCCCGACGTGGTGAGCGAGCCCAATGCGCGCGAAGCCAACCAGCAGAGCGCCCCGGCCGTGGAGCGCGGCCTGTTCCTCGTGCCCAAGGTGATCGAATGA
- a CDS encoding exodeoxyribonuclease III — protein sequence MFNLTSLNLNGIRSATTKGLEAWVAQSAPDCICVQEVKAQAADVAGRFETLAGLRGHYHFAEKKGYAGTAVFTRHEPSDVRTGFDGGEFDTEGRYTELRFDTPQRRFSILSVYFPSGSSGPERQEAKYRFLAAFLPHLISLKAEREFILCGDVNIAHTQNDLKNWRSNQKNSGFLPEERAWMSHLLSDDVGLIDVYRRLQPDTTDACYTWWSNRGQAWANNVGWRLDYHLATPATAALARTESIYKAQRFSDHAPITIGYDMTL from the coding sequence GTGTTCAACCTGACCAGCCTCAACCTCAACGGCATCCGCTCGGCCACCACCAAAGGGCTCGAAGCCTGGGTCGCCCAAAGTGCGCCGGATTGTATTTGCGTGCAGGAAGTCAAGGCCCAGGCGGCCGACGTCGCCGGTCGCTTCGAGACCCTGGCCGGGCTGCGCGGCCATTACCACTTCGCCGAGAAGAAGGGCTACGCGGGCACCGCGGTGTTCACGCGCCATGAGCCCAGTGACGTGCGGACCGGCTTCGACGGCGGCGAATTCGACACCGAAGGCCGCTACACCGAGCTGCGCTTCGACACGCCGCAGCGCAGGTTCTCGATCCTCAGCGTGTACTTTCCCAGCGGCTCCTCGGGCCCCGAGCGCCAGGAAGCCAAGTACCGCTTCCTCGCGGCCTTCCTGCCGCACCTGATCTCGCTCAAGGCCGAACGCGAATTCATCCTGTGCGGCGACGTGAACATCGCGCACACGCAGAACGACCTCAAGAACTGGCGCAGCAACCAGAAGAACAGCGGCTTCCTGCCCGAGGAGCGGGCCTGGATGTCGCACCTGCTCAGCGACGACGTGGGCCTGATCGACGTCTACCGCCGCCTGCAGCCCGACACCACCGACGCCTGCTACACATGGTGGAGCAACCGCGGCCAGGCCTGGGCCAACAACGTGGGGTGGCGGCTCGACTACCACCTGGCCACGCCCGCGACCGCGGCGCTCGCGCGCACCGAGTCCATCTACAAGGCGCAGCGCTTCTCGGACCACGCGCCGATCACCATCGGCTACGACATGACGCTCTGA